A part of Candidatus Electrothrix aestuarii genomic DNA contains:
- the cysS gene encoding cysteine--tRNA ligase, translating to MKIYNTLARKKETFFPLEEGHVRLYVCGITSYDYCHIGHARSALVFDMVVRYLRHRGYKVTFVRNFTDIDDKIIARAAEQGVDSGELAERFIDEFYTDMDALGILRADIEPKATEHIQEMIDLVADLIGKGLAYPAGGDVYYRVRKFAEYGTLSGRKLEDMQAGARIDINEQKEDPMDFVLWKGAKPGEPKWQSPWGEGRPGWHIECSAMSRKYLGQTFDIHGGGKDLIFPHHENELAQSVGANQCAFANLWMHHGFVTIKDEKMSKSLGNFLTIRDVLREYPAETLRLFIFSTQYRNPLDFSETALQDAQTGLDRMYDCLAKISEVVQAAGADGGTPSADNPVIGQKDRKKIESLRQRFETAMDNDFNTAQALGHLFDGVKVLNKACRMLDSQPGTAEDLELLQQAGVTLQELTGLLGVVQQDPVQYMQAKKDKLLASITLAEDEINTLIAERNAARERKDWAASDAVRDKLLAHNVELYDGPDGTTWGVKA from the coding sequence ATGAAAATATATAACACATTAGCGAGAAAAAAGGAAACATTCTTCCCCCTTGAGGAAGGTCATGTTCGACTTTACGTCTGCGGAATAACTTCCTACGATTATTGCCATATTGGGCATGCACGTTCAGCCTTGGTTTTTGATATGGTGGTACGCTATTTGCGGCACCGTGGATATAAAGTGACTTTTGTTCGTAATTTCACTGATATCGATGATAAGATTATTGCCAGGGCAGCAGAGCAGGGGGTGGACTCTGGGGAACTGGCAGAGCGCTTTATTGATGAGTTCTATACGGATATGGATGCCCTCGGGATACTCAGGGCAGATATCGAGCCCAAGGCCACTGAACATATCCAGGAGATGATAGACTTAGTTGCTGATCTTATTGGAAAAGGATTGGCGTATCCTGCTGGAGGGGATGTCTACTATAGGGTGCGTAAATTCGCTGAGTACGGAACCCTTTCAGGAAGGAAGCTTGAGGATATGCAAGCCGGAGCCAGGATAGATATTAATGAGCAGAAAGAGGACCCTATGGACTTTGTCCTCTGGAAAGGAGCAAAACCTGGAGAGCCCAAATGGCAAAGTCCCTGGGGCGAGGGGCGTCCTGGCTGGCATATTGAATGCTCTGCCATGAGCCGCAAGTATCTCGGGCAGACCTTTGATATACATGGCGGTGGAAAAGATCTGATTTTTCCTCATCATGAGAATGAGTTGGCCCAGTCTGTTGGGGCGAACCAGTGTGCCTTTGCCAATCTCTGGATGCATCACGGTTTTGTTACCATTAAGGACGAAAAAATGTCCAAGTCCCTGGGTAACTTCTTGACTATACGAGACGTACTCCGGGAGTACCCGGCTGAGACCCTCCGTCTCTTTATCTTCTCTACCCAGTATCGTAATCCTCTCGACTTTAGTGAGACTGCTCTGCAGGATGCCCAAACCGGTTTGGACAGGATGTACGACTGTCTTGCCAAGATCAGCGAGGTTGTGCAGGCAGCTGGCGCTGATGGGGGGACTCCTTCAGCTGACAACCCGGTCATCGGACAGAAGGATAGAAAGAAGATTGAGTCATTGCGTCAGCGTTTTGAGACAGCAATGGACAACGACTTCAACACAGCCCAAGCTTTGGGGCATCTTTTTGATGGAGTGAAGGTGTTGAATAAGGCCTGTCGGATGTTGGACTCTCAGCCTGGAACAGCCGAAGATCTGGAACTCCTCCAGCAGGCAGGAGTCACCTTGCAGGAGCTGACCGGTTTGCTTGGTGTGGTGCAGCAGGACCCGGTGCAGTATATGCAAGCCAAGAAAGACAAGCTTCTTGCCTCTATCACCTTGGCTGAAGACGAGATTAATACTCTTATTGCGGAGCGAAATGCAGCCAGGGAACGGAAGGATTGGGCTGCCAGTGATGCTGTCCGGGATAAGCTCCTTGCGCATAATGTGGAACTTTACGATGGCCCGGATGGGACCACTTGGGGAGTGAAGGCCTAG
- a CDS encoding flavodoxin family protein, with product MGRELIKRNRQVVLLDGTRSEDKGLDAILLLLLEVLHRDENNIAGVEKFTLRETKIHHCIGCFNCWTRTPGICIHTDRGVDILQAILKSDIVILFTPVVFGGYSSELKKIMDRLLPTTVPFFKKAYGETHHPSRYSKLPRFITIGVCSTVQNNFARCFKILAGRNAANGNWDYAVEVVNSIHSSAQLSSQFQRLFRKADKMGPGLPRYNELALLQKNIKPTSKISRGNRKALLIVGSPKIKSPSTSSMLGVYLAERLEKYGWKVDSLTLGANLLHKKGQDDLCSAMDKADLLLIVFPLYIDALPFLLTKAFEVIYFHREKVKNKQPKNLLAIVNNGFPEPHQNAVALSICYNFAAQCGIHWAGGLPLGAGEALCGGQPLTSGFKRHRSCGWIWHPPRRHLIRALNITALSLTQGKPIPEKAVQLTARSPIPFTPFALWAWLVIQLGRLLWKKEASENGIREVDMLDKPYGRIISGS from the coding sequence ATGGGAAGAGAACTGATAAAGCGAAATCGACAAGTTGTTCTTCTTGACGGAACTCGCTCCGAGGATAAGGGGCTTGATGCGATTCTTCTCCTTTTGCTTGAGGTTCTGCACCGTGATGAAAACAATATAGCGGGTGTGGAAAAATTCACCTTACGGGAGACGAAAATCCATCACTGCATCGGTTGCTTCAACTGCTGGACCAGAACCCCCGGTATATGCATTCACACTGATAGGGGAGTTGATATTCTTCAGGCGATATTGAAGAGTGACATTGTCATTCTGTTTACCCCTGTTGTGTTCGGGGGATATTCATCTGAATTGAAAAAAATTATGGATCGCCTTCTGCCGACCACGGTTCCTTTTTTCAAAAAAGCGTATGGAGAAACGCACCATCCCTCACGCTATTCAAAGCTTCCTCGTTTTATAACCATTGGGGTCTGCAGTACTGTGCAAAATAATTTTGCTCGGTGTTTTAAAATTCTTGCCGGAAGAAACGCCGCAAATGGCAACTGGGACTATGCTGTTGAAGTCGTCAACAGCATACATTCTTCAGCACAACTCTCATCTCAGTTTCAGAGACTGTTCAGAAAAGCAGACAAGATGGGACCTGGATTACCCAGATACAACGAACTCGCCCTCTTACAAAAAAATATAAAACCTACCTCAAAAATATCTCGAGGAAACCGAAAAGCTCTGCTTATTGTGGGCAGTCCGAAAATAAAGAGTCCCAGTACCTCCTCAATGCTGGGAGTTTATTTGGCTGAAAGATTGGAGAAGTATGGATGGAAAGTAGACTCTCTCACTCTTGGAGCAAACCTGCTGCATAAGAAGGGGCAGGATGATTTGTGTTCAGCTATGGATAAAGCTGACCTGCTGCTTATTGTTTTTCCGCTGTATATTGACGCATTGCCCTTTCTCCTCACAAAAGCATTTGAGGTGATATACTTTCACCGTGAAAAGGTGAAGAACAAGCAGCCAAAAAATCTTCTCGCTATCGTCAATAACGGTTTCCCGGAACCTCACCAAAATGCCGTGGCTCTCTCTATCTGTTATAACTTTGCCGCTCAGTGCGGCATACATTGGGCAGGCGGACTACCCCTAGGTGCCGGAGAGGCACTCTGTGGAGGACAGCCTCTTACAAGTGGCTTTAAGAGGCACAGGTCATGCGGATGGATTTGGCATCCGCCACGTCGCCACCTCATCCGAGCTTTGAACATAACTGCTTTATCCCTAACACAAGGCAAGCCGATTCCGGAAAAAGCTGTTCAACTGACGGCAAGGTCTCCTATACCATTTACTCCATTTGCTCTCTGGGCTTGGCTCGTTATCCAGTTAGGGCGTCTACTATGGAAAAAAGAGGCCTCTGAAAATGGAATCAGGGAAGTTGATATGCTGGACAAGCCCTATGGACGAATAATAAGCGGAAGCTGA
- a CDS encoding diguanylate cyclase has protein sequence MLNTLHENELIDDRYLILNKLGKGGMSVVYRALDKEENKEVALKFLNPVNTLPYLELVVKFRNEVKVISKLDHPNIIKFHATGDYNDIPYLVTEVLEGDSLAGLLRKGVKFTTNEALALIGKVAEALHCVHTHNIIHRDVKPSNIFIVNGATEQPEIKLLDFGLAHIMELTDSDKEHDMSGTFAYMSPEATGIIRKQLDERSDLYSVGVIFYYLLTERLPFQSSTTAELLHQIAAMKAAPLHKLNPYLPDVIVRMVNRLLAKDQDERYQSAKGLLHDIERFLQGEQNFSIGEKDRNELRLTYQTKLVGREEELTQIKKLINRAARKQGSICLIGGEPGVGKSRLVKAIKEYVYIRGYTKGEIFIESHCIARENKIPYQSFSHALDEYIQKITRAGLEERTKETKRIRKMAGELGSVLIKLNPNLKELLGPVPDLQALEPEKENIRFIITAASFICNLVREDQVCILFLDDLQWADEGSLRLLEHIGTHIQTSNLLILGTYRSNEVDEQHALTRIKNNLESREDTLTEIQIEPLDQDRIVNMAANLLKEKNDHVQNIAKYLANKAEGNPFFTITLLKELVEQNAIVREQGVCRVDQEKISTLNLPNNIIDMLLLRTRELSEELEHLLKISSVLGKEFKIYLLYKLIEKDTVVIMGLIEEAIEKNLLEYSLRDRGLVQFAHDRIREAFLAKISEEERQEYHLKISYFLLEEYKGKEDEILFELTYHLMEGGDEEKGVEYALRAGAKAKTNHAHQDAVTYYIFAKELLDKKRNRTDKYINLLENLGESYRLIGRFDRSLEILKRCNELIPDKQIVRKSNVLSNIGDTLFEKGELASSFQVLEQALSLSEIRVPQSQFAVYIGLLTEFGEQMLHTWFPRFFLQKTYKKNNTIVVLRILNRLYKGYAFENMQKSLYCHLKSLNVAEKTGPCSQLAHCYILGGIIWSLIPWKYRSRRDSSKGLQTALIINDRMWEGSAYLGISLISFMFNRHQEGLEYSRKAISILKGLGEYWDLGVAYVFGIQLSIFSGQLNEALAVSEEFLSLAKEIHAQQNLGWALMMRGRVLTLIGDLDDSVIDEIKESTALMEKTNDKANILFSLSILSAAYLRRKKYADAIKTIEKVKILFQSHYNYGSWILDLFPLGAQIYLEYIVHTENISPNKKKEYLKNTLWFCKKSSKWSRKFLFLTGWHHQVTGSYYWLTKNKKKAIRHWEDGIIFLRNQTNDTYRLGCLLMEMGRFFIYDGDAQNRDRGRQYLSEAQNIFKKIGAKADHKNILILLGIQEPLPAAPEVFHEQETSPQLRFSSERKIITALETSRYLSSILDLDELLEKIMDKAIELLGAEKGILFLYPEDINRTKELEVRVSRNVECIIESDKDSFFTSRTIIRKVEKTKQPIIIEDAATHDAFKDQMSVINYSLRSVLCVPIQYRNILLGVIYLDNRMISGLFNREDLWVLELIASQAGVSIENARLFKKSVMDALTGIYNRAYFDNFLLHSTEEARNNRRKLSLILIDVDKFKIFNDTYGHQIGDVVLQRVAQEIRKNVRKHDVAARYGGDEFAVILPDTGKEEAGVIGRAINKAVYEHKVVHKNENGEQTLLKITASVGVAELQGDDRTELIENADKALYRVKELGRNCVVVWEEN, from the coding sequence ATGCTGAACACCTTACATGAAAACGAGCTGATAGATGACAGATACCTCATCCTCAACAAACTGGGGAAAGGAGGAATGTCCGTGGTGTATCGCGCCCTTGATAAGGAAGAGAATAAAGAAGTCGCCCTTAAATTCCTGAATCCCGTCAACACCCTTCCTTATCTTGAATTAGTTGTCAAGTTCAGAAACGAAGTTAAAGTTATCAGCAAACTTGACCACCCCAATATTATTAAATTTCATGCCACAGGCGATTATAACGACATACCCTATCTCGTTACAGAGGTACTGGAGGGTGACAGTCTCGCTGGCCTACTCAGAAAAGGAGTTAAGTTCACAACCAATGAGGCTCTTGCCCTTATTGGAAAAGTTGCTGAAGCACTGCACTGCGTCCACACCCACAATATTATTCACAGAGATGTAAAACCGAGCAATATTTTTATTGTGAATGGAGCAACAGAGCAACCGGAAATCAAGCTCCTGGATTTCGGCCTGGCCCATATCATGGAGCTGACGGATTCTGACAAAGAGCATGATATGTCAGGAACCTTCGCCTATATGTCGCCGGAGGCGACCGGCATAATACGTAAGCAGCTTGATGAACGGAGTGACCTTTATTCCGTCGGTGTCATCTTTTATTACCTCCTGACAGAACGACTTCCCTTTCAATCATCCACCACAGCGGAGCTACTTCACCAGATTGCGGCGATGAAAGCCGCTCCCCTGCACAAACTGAATCCCTACCTACCGGACGTCATCGTTCGTATGGTCAACCGACTTCTGGCTAAAGATCAGGACGAACGATATCAGAGCGCCAAGGGCCTACTCCACGACATTGAAAGATTCTTACAAGGCGAGCAGAATTTTTCCATAGGAGAAAAAGACCGCAATGAACTCCGTCTCACCTATCAGACAAAACTTGTAGGACGTGAGGAGGAGCTGACCCAAATAAAAAAACTGATCAACAGGGCTGCCCGTAAACAGGGGAGTATCTGCCTTATCGGCGGTGAGCCTGGAGTAGGAAAGAGCAGATTAGTCAAGGCAATCAAGGAATATGTCTATATACGAGGCTATACTAAGGGAGAGATATTTATAGAAAGTCATTGCATAGCCCGGGAAAACAAAATTCCGTACCAGTCCTTCAGTCATGCCCTTGATGAATATATTCAGAAAATAACCAGAGCCGGTCTTGAAGAGAGAACAAAGGAAACGAAAAGAATACGAAAAATGGCCGGAGAACTCGGATCAGTCCTGATCAAGCTGAATCCTAATCTAAAAGAGCTACTGGGACCGGTTCCTGACCTACAAGCATTGGAACCGGAAAAAGAAAACATAAGATTTATTATCACAGCTGCCTCTTTTATCTGCAATCTGGTACGAGAAGACCAGGTATGTATATTATTTTTAGATGATCTGCAATGGGCTGACGAGGGTAGCCTACGCCTATTGGAACACATAGGAACACATATTCAAACCTCCAATCTGCTGATTCTTGGCACCTACAGAAGTAATGAGGTGGATGAACAACATGCTCTGACTAGAATAAAAAATAATTTGGAGAGCCGAGAAGATACCCTGACCGAAATACAGATTGAGCCTCTGGATCAAGACAGAATCGTAAACATGGCAGCGAACCTGCTCAAAGAAAAAAACGATCATGTCCAGAATATTGCAAAATATCTAGCAAATAAAGCGGAAGGAAATCCTTTTTTTACCATCACGTTACTGAAAGAACTTGTTGAACAGAACGCTATTGTTCGAGAGCAGGGAGTTTGTAGAGTTGACCAAGAAAAAATAAGCACTCTGAATCTGCCGAACAACATTATTGATATGCTGTTGCTGCGGACGAGGGAGCTGTCGGAGGAATTGGAGCATCTGCTCAAAATAAGTTCGGTTCTCGGAAAGGAATTCAAAATCTATCTGCTTTATAAGCTCATAGAAAAAGACACTGTAGTTATTATGGGGTTGATAGAGGAGGCCATTGAGAAAAACCTTCTGGAATATTCACTCCGCGATAGGGGCTTGGTGCAATTTGCCCATGATCGCATTAGAGAGGCGTTTCTTGCAAAAATAAGCGAGGAGGAGCGCCAGGAATATCATTTAAAAATCAGCTATTTTCTACTGGAAGAATATAAAGGCAAGGAAGACGAAATACTCTTTGAATTAACCTATCACCTGATGGAAGGCGGTGACGAGGAAAAAGGAGTGGAATATGCCCTCAGAGCTGGAGCGAAAGCAAAGACTAATCATGCCCATCAGGACGCTGTAACATATTACATTTTTGCAAAAGAATTGCTGGACAAAAAGAGGAATAGAACTGACAAATATATCAACCTGCTTGAAAACCTAGGAGAGAGCTACAGACTGATCGGACGTTTCGACAGATCCCTTGAAATACTGAAACGATGCAACGAGCTTATTCCTGACAAACAGATAGTACGCAAAAGCAACGTATTGAGTAATATAGGGGATACGTTATTTGAAAAAGGCGAACTCGCCAGCAGTTTTCAAGTTTTAGAACAGGCATTGAGTTTATCAGAGATCAGAGTCCCACAGAGTCAATTCGCCGTCTATATCGGGCTACTGACAGAGTTCGGTGAACAGATGCTACATACTTGGTTTCCCCGCTTTTTTCTTCAGAAAACCTACAAAAAAAACAATACTATTGTAGTACTTCGTATACTGAACAGACTATATAAAGGATATGCATTTGAAAATATGCAAAAATCCCTCTACTGTCACTTAAAAAGTTTAAATGTTGCCGAAAAAACCGGCCCATGCTCACAACTTGCCCACTGTTATATACTCGGAGGAATTATATGGTCACTAATTCCCTGGAAATACAGATCACGGAGAGACTCTTCCAAAGGATTACAAACAGCATTGATCATAAATGACAGAATGTGGGAAGGAAGTGCTTACTTAGGGATCAGTCTGATCAGCTTTATGTTCAACAGGCATCAGGAAGGATTGGAATACTCCAGAAAAGCTATAAGTATACTAAAAGGATTAGGGGAGTATTGGGATCTAGGAGTAGCTTATGTTTTCGGAATACAGTTATCTATTTTTTCCGGGCAATTGAACGAAGCTCTGGCGGTCAGCGAAGAATTCCTTTCTTTAGCAAAAGAAATTCATGCCCAACAGAATCTTGGCTGGGCATTGATGATGAGAGGCAGAGTGCTCACATTGATCGGAGACCTTGACGACTCCGTGATTGACGAAATAAAAGAAAGCACTGCTTTGATGGAAAAAACGAACGATAAAGCGAATATACTTTTCTCCCTATCAATCCTCTCCGCTGCCTACCTGAGAAGAAAAAAATATGCTGATGCAATAAAAACTATTGAAAAGGTGAAAATTCTTTTCCAAAGCCATTATAATTACGGATCATGGATCTTGGATTTATTTCCTTTGGGAGCACAAATATATTTAGAGTATATAGTTCATACTGAAAATATCTCGCCAAATAAAAAAAAAGAATACTTAAAAAATACGCTCTGGTTTTGTAAAAAATCATCCAAATGGAGCAGAAAATTTCTTTTTTTGACAGGGTGGCACCATCAAGTAACAGGCTCATATTATTGGCTGACAAAAAATAAAAAGAAAGCCATCCGTCATTGGGAGGATGGTATTATTTTCCTTCGAAACCAGACAAATGATACGTATCGGCTCGGTTGTCTCCTTATGGAGATGGGACGCTTCTTTATTTATGACGGCGACGCTCAAAATAGAGATAGGGGTAGACAATACCTCTCAGAAGCTCAAAATATTTTCAAAAAGATAGGAGCAAAGGCCGACCACAAAAATATACTAATTCTGTTAGGTATACAGGAGCCCTTACCTGCTGCACCGGAAGTTTTTCATGAGCAGGAAACTAGTCCTCAGTTGAGGTTCAGCTCAGAAAGAAAAATCATAACAGCTTTAGAAACAAGCCGTTACCTCAGTTCCATCCTTGACCTGGACGAACTTTTGGAAAAAATAATGGATAAGGCTATAGAGCTTCTCGGGGCTGAAAAAGGGATACTCTTTCTTTATCCAGAAGACATAAATCGCACGAAAGAACTGGAAGTGAGAGTATCGAGAAATGTAGAATGTATAATAGAGAGTGACAAAGACAGCTTTTTCACCAGTCGCACTATTATTAGAAAAGTGGAAAAAACAAAACAACCTATTATTATTGAAGATGCGGCAACACATGATGCCTTCAAGGACCAGATGAGCGTTATAAACTACAGTTTACGCTCCGTACTTTGTGTACCGATACAGTACAGAAATATATTACTTGGAGTTATCTATCTCGATAACCGAATGATCAGCGGTTTGTTTAACAGAGAGGATCTCTGGGTATTGGAATTGATTGCGAGTCAGGCGGGTGTTTCCATTGAAAATGCCCGATTATTCAAAAAATCTGTTATGGATGCCTTAACCGGGATATACAATCGTGCCTATTTCGATAATTTTTTATTGCACAGCACTGAAGAGGCAAGGAATAACAGGAGAAAGTTGAGTCTGATACTTATTGATGTCGATAAATTCAAAATATTTAATGACACTTACGGGCACCAGATCGGAGATGTCGTTTTACAGCGTGTCGCTCAGGAAATCAGAAAAAATGTGCGGAAACATGATGTGGCGGCACGTTACGGGGGGGATGAATTTGCCGTCATTCTACCGGATACAGGAAAAGAAGAGGCCGGAGTTATAGGAAGAGCAATCAATAAAGCTGTCTATGAGCATAAGGTGGTTCATAAAAATGAGAACGGAGAGCAAACTCTTTTAAAGATAACAGCCAGTGTGGGTGTAGCGGAATTGCAGGGCGATGATCGGACTGAACTGATTGAAAATGCGGACAAGGCACTGTACCGCGTAAAAGAACTGGGACGAAATTGTGTCGTTGTATGGGAAGAGAACTGA